DNA sequence from the Nicotiana tomentosiformis chromosome 3, ASM39032v3, whole genome shotgun sequence genome:
gttattttttgtcactctttctcttcttttttttcactcaatgttttttcgatttttttttttactcaatttgtttatggctatgatcgaatccgatggggattgcctacgtatcatgacgccgcatgaatcagatcattacgtagttcatgaataccgggaacaaagtacataagctagctccttttttttttttcttttggaatgtttgaaaagaagaattcttaaaggagaaagaaaatattttattttatttggattttgattatttttgtttttttggattttttgggagaaagacttctaaagaaggaaaaaaacatatttttggattttgattttttttcttttttttttttcaaatgaaagacttctaaaaaaaagaaaatatttttggttttttttttccggtgagaatcagacccgtgtAGTTCGGTGgatcagaaataaaatagataaactaactaTTTTTCATGTACaattaatccgacaaaatttcctaacaaagaaaatatttttaatttttttttttcgattttttttttttggaattggtgaaagaaaaacttctaaagtaaaaacaaaaaattttgaattttgatttttttttaaaaaaaaaatttcaaaagaaagaaaatattttttttttggattttgggagaaaaactttaaaaaaaaaggaagaaaatatttttggacttttggTCTTAAAAAAGAAGCTTCTAAAGaagtaattaaaggaaaatatctttttggatttttaaaaattgggggccgaaaccgatgaggtttgcctacatatctcacatccagtgagaatcagacccgcgtagttcggtgaaAATTGACTATGTTCTACtttttttttatatgaaaatcaatctttaaaaaccatatgcactaaaccacatcattttttctctctttGTTCAACCTAtatatgctaaagtcggtcgacatgcaagcctcccaaataatgcaacaagtagcacataacatgacataatggtctcaacaaggtacctgtcctaaaacagaacttgGCCCATGagtcgagcgctgctaagtcaaatgcacatgatgcaaataaagcgtagcctactagggatattcattgcttgtggcttgttcttctaagtttgtaaatcctaaaggagatggtatctagacctggcttacccgggcggacaactCGAGCCAAGGAGCATCAAgcattaccagtagtagaacagcactggctagctaacgactttcccgcctaaacatgtgtgactaaatccttcaccagaagctggtaggctaactggctttatctcaagacagaaattttgtgatgcgggtaggcaaacacaacataactaattatcagaagacttaGTGGaatgcgagagaggatacaatttatatgtacagttcaaaaatatcaagacagtaaaaagtggacaagtagcacattagtcccaaataaatcacaatgtatacaaaaattaataaagccaaataaagtcaatgtacaagctcgaattcttaaagttccccagcagagtcgccagagctgtcacaccccttttctacccccgaaagataaatgtgttattgattgtggatggtgggttaaagagtttctccaattaaagtgacaaacttgaataggaattattttatttacagagtcgccacttggaattgattttttgggtgttccaagtcaccttttgtttgaatccctagtcaaaggaagatttgactcttttattattggtctgcaaaataaagtccgggtaaggaatttcgTTGaccgggagaaggtgtaaggcattccccgagtctcgtggttctagcacggtcgctttattgactaaaattggcttgaattaattttggacaaactgtgatttattggttttcatgttttatctatgtACGCTTTTATTTCTTGATTAGATTTATGAGCCAACATTTACCCCATTTAAGAACCAAATAAGCAGATACTTAAGACTTAAAATTTGAAGATGCCAAAATTTTAAAGCACTACGCATTTCACTTCTTACTCACTTGAATTTCAATTATCACGCTAGCCATCAATTAGTTAATTATATCAAATGGATAACTAATCATACTAAAACGAAGCCAACATGCTAATATTCTTCAAGGAACGATTCAAAGCCAACTAAAATAGGATGCTCAAAACTTAAAATATATAAAGATCACTCATGGTGTATATATTAAAAATAGTGATGCAATTAAGAGATGAACCTTAAGAAGAATCTGACTTTGAGAGGTTTACAGCAGGGGAGTCCAAAAGTAAATAATAACTCCAAACAGGACCTTGACGAACTAGAAACTTCATCGGACAAGGCGCAGACCTCGACCTCACAACAAACTTTGAACCCAACCTCTTCGAACTCAGCCAACAATGAACGGACGAGGTCAACACCTGCCGGGTTTTAAATGGTGGTTCAAGGTGATTCCAATGGAGGTTTCAGAACTGTTTAGTGCTGATTTTGAGGGTCAAAACGGGCAGCAATTTTGGTAGTTTCTCGCTACTATTGCTGCTGCGTTTTTGTTGCGGTTTTTTGTGTGAAAAAAGAGCTGTTTTGGGGTCATTTTCGCAGCTATTTTGGGGGTAATTTCGGGCTGGAATTTGAACTGGTTTTACAGCCGAACTGCTCCTGCGTTTTTGTACATGTTGCAGCTAACTTTCAATTGATTAAAGGAGCTTTAGCGACTGACTTTCATGGCTGAAATATGGGCTCTTTGGGGGGTGGTTTAATGGAGGTAATGTTTAGGAAGAAGATGAATATGTGATGAGGAAGAATGAAGAAGTGGAAGGTAGCTGATTTTTCTCCTACTCTTAGAGCTTTTTGGGTTCCTCTTTTGTGTGTTATGTGTGTGTTTTATAGCTGAAAATGGGGTATGGGATTTGTGATAggagacaagcatgggggacaaggagtggggaACAATGGAGAGAGTATGGAGCAAAGtgtggggggacaagcatgggggacaagtatGAAAGTGGAGTGGGGAACAAGCATGTGGGATAAGCATGGGGGAacaaagcatgggggacaagtatGTGAGAcaaacatgggggacaaagaaaaGTTGAGTGGGGACACGTCTGGGAAGCGgtaaatattcaagcacggtcaaaaattaggtgctcacaataaCGATCTAATTAATTAGTTGGAGACTACATTCAAGAATGACTAATAAATAATAGTATAAATTATTACATTAATAGCTTTAGTCCATTTATTCAATTCTATCTATCTACAATTTTTAACAATAGAAGGTCTCTCAAATATGTGCCAAAAGAAATGTTCTAGTTGAGGATTGAACAATTGACCtcttaaaagcaaaattaaaaaCTTAACCGCGACAACATAGGTTCAAGTAATGTCTTTTCCTTTATGTTATTATTTTCGTACAGTATTAGTATTACCACATAGACGAAACGGTATGGCGTAATTCCACATGCATCCGCCCAGACTATAGATGATCATGTTTATATTTTGATGCGTTTCAGGAAGAAAAATCCTCTTGATTTTGCAAAGCTAGATAGCCATATGCACCAGTTCCAGGGCAGTAATTCAAGGTAATAAGTAATAGTAAGAATATATGTGACAAATTAAACTAGCTAGCTAGATACTTAATGAAACAGCCCGTTTCTTCAAGCTAGCCAATAATTTTCTCTCGTCTTGCGCAGCATTGGAGCCAAGAAGGTCAAAACTGAATGCACGCAGTTCAGGGAATACTGCCGAGCAGGAAATGTGGAAGGGTGCAACATGTTATCCAGCGGTAGCTTACGTTGAAATATGAACGACAGTTATTTCATCTCCTTTACTCTTTAACTTTTCATCTATTAAGGAACAAATAATTATGAGATTTTTATACAAATAATAGTATTTTTGCTTTATACACATTCAATTTACATGTATAGCATTTTTAAAGATTCGTTACCTTATTTAATGGCCATCAGTTTCTTAAACATAAACATTTAAACACTAACCCACAATTTAAGGGATTAGTTTTGAGCCATATTAATCTATTCACAATTCTCTCTCATCATTAATTTGAACTTTCTAAACTTATTGTTTGCGGTTTGTGTGTCActtttttctttaaataaatagtTGCTCTTAAAATCACATTTCCGTTATTCTCGCAAACAAAAACACATAATACATCCATatctttttatttatatatagtatatttttgaATGtacaattatttaaaaatatataattctGTACATATTCGgtgtatatattatatatttaatttataatttatgtatatctaACAAATCTgaatatattttatgtatatttgacatatagaatatatatttgtatatatgagatatatgttatttattattcaatatACATTAATTGTATAAGTACTaacaaatttaatatttatatgcTTATGTATACCATTGTTATTCCTAATGTATAAATATgcagtaaataaattttaaaatataaaatacaaataatattaaaataactttTTTATTGAATTAAGTTCTTTTTGAGACAAGATTTTCACTCAAAAAGGGTATACTATGCCTACGAGGAGGAAGGAGTTATTTTTGGATGGAAATTATCCTACCAATACGTTTCTGAGTCATATTTGTTTATTTTTAGGACTATTTCTCATTCTTAGAAAACTGAATCCCTTTGGGCGCTTTTTTAGGAATGAAATGTTTTGAATATTTTCTTAAACGTGATTATTAATCCATGTTTATAGCTTTTTGATAAGATATGTATTTATTTAACTGTCATGTTAGTAAAATACCTATTGCTGCTAGgtttttaaaaattttcttaAATTTAGTCTGTATGTGTTTTTCCCCCAATAATTAAGAGTAAATTTTTGTAGATGTCTTTACGCTTTATTTTTAGACGGGCTGTCAGGGAATGAACGGATGCATGTTCATTCATTTGGGCTGGTTTTCTTATTCTTATTCTTAATCTTAATCTTAATCTTACTTCTATCTGAAATAGTCTCTCTactctagggtaggggtaaggtctgtgtacacactataCTTCTCAGATCCCatttgtgagattatactgggttgttgttattataTTCTTAATCTTAATTGTTACGTGACTGATTTCTTtcgtttctttcttcttcttttttctccaTGAATTAAAGCAGATGCAAGAGAACTTTCCAGCAATTAAAGAGAGAATATGCACTACTCAAAACGAAGCTAGAAGCTTATTTTGAGGTGGCCTAATTTTTTTGTTATAATGTCTCATTTCCACCTCAAATGACTTGCATCGTTAAATTAATTACCTTATATCAAATATCTCGGACATCAAAATTTGTGGTAAGTACTCCTTTATCCTTAATCAGAAGTCTCGAATTTGAGTCTTGTGTATGAAATTTCTTTTGATAGAAAGCGTTTTACCCCAAAAAATGGTCTTAATTAGTCGGGTCCTAAAGTGGTAGCAGACAATTCGGGTTaggaaattaaaataaaaatttatatgaCTAATTCCAGTGTTACTTTGTGCAGTTTGCAAGACAAATTGGACCAATTGAGAGGGCGAGTCGCCCAAATTAAAGTAACCCGTGAGGATTGAGAAATATGATCTAACTTCTAAGTGACTGAATAGGACAAAGTAAAATCACTGAGAACAAACTGTAGTACAAAAGGTACATGTACAATAATGCACCATTCCCTACTACCTTCTTATAAACGTAATAAAGGGAAGCATATGTTCTAGCATTAGAGTTTAAGTTGCACTAGCTAGTAATATGGTTGTATACATTAATCATATAGGGTGTGCTATTGGATacatgaaatcaagattttttcaCATCTTTATTCACCTTTAATTTTCTCACTGATTTTCAacgt
Encoded proteins:
- the LOC104119549 gene encoding histidine-containing phosphotransfer protein 4-like; translated protein: MERNHHLHRQLANLRQSFFDQGYLDEQLIQLEELQDDANPNFVEEVVTLFYKDSARLIHSIDQALKKNPLDFAKLDSHMHQFQGSNSSIGAKKVKTECTQFREYCRAGNVEGCKRTFQQLKREYALLKTKLEAYFEFARQIGPIERASRPN